The genomic interval CAAGCATTACCTTTTCACCGGAATCTAAACTAATTTTGGGCATTCGTGAAGAATCGACAACTTCATATTGTGTTTTATCATCAATAAATGTTTTCAAGTCTTTCCTTGCTTTTGCACTGCCTCCATCGTAATCTCCGTCTTTACCTATTTGTAAATTGCCGTTCTTATCCACATTGATTTCTTTGTAACCTGTTATTTTTTTTAATTCAGAGATTAACTTTTGTTGTTCTTCGTCAGTTAATCCTTTTATATTTACAACCATTCCGCTGGGGTCATCAAAATTCATCGGATTCCCTCTGACATATGCGTACAGGTTCCAACTCATTGGGTCTAATTGGTCGTAGTCGTAGCCGGGATCAGGGGAGAGGAAACGGCCTGTCTGGGATGAGTAGTATCTTGCAAGCATATAAGTTAAATCAGTTTCGTAGTCTTTTTCGTGGCCGGTGTAGGTTATGGTGTTTAGTACTTCGTCTTTGTTGTTTTCGTAGGGTGCTGTGAGTTCTTCGCCGTAGGCAAGGGTGTCTGTGGTATGCAGGATTTCCCCTGAATCGTTTGTTATGTATCTTGTTGTGCCAAGGTGGTCTTGATGGTAGAAGGTTAGGTTAAATGGCATGTTGATTAATTTAACTTGTTTGTGTGTTGTGTCTGTTGATGCATAGTGTGTTGTGTAGACTTTTATTGTGTAACTTGTGTTTTGTGTGAGGTTTTCTGGCATCTGTTGTGGTTTTTCCGTGTAGCCAAATAGGTAGTATTCTGGGATGGTGATCGTTATTTTGTTGTTTTCGTAGTCTTCTTTTACTTTTGTAATGATTTGGTTGTTTTCGTCATAGGTTGTTGTGATTTCTGTTTTAGGAAGTATTATTTCGTTTCCTTTCATTATTTCAATCCATCTTCTTAGTTTCGGTTGGTTGTCTCCGCTTTCTAATGTTTTCCCTGTGAAGTGGTCTGAGTTTATTGTAATGGTTATTTTGCCTTTTTGCAATGTGTCAAGTTTCATGGTTGCTGTGTTGATTGTTGAGGGGGTGATTGTGGTTTGTGGGGTTGTGTAGGTGGATGTGATTGTTAGTGTTGGAAGGAGGTTTGTTTTGTCTGGTAGCATTTCAAAGAGTTTGTAGGTGTTATTTTCTGGTTGTAAGATTACTGCTTTGTATGTGCCTGTTGGTATGTTTTGATTGAAGGTTATCAGATGGCATTCTAATTTTTGAGGGTCAAAGAGGTCAGGCGTGAAGGTTGTGGTTGATAGGTAGCAGTTATCTGAGTTAAGGCAGTTTTGTATTTTGTCAGGATTGATTGTTTGAGGGTCGTCGTCTTTTGATATGTTTTTATTTTCGGGGATTAAGAGGAGTTTCAGGTTTTTGTATTTTAAGGTGTTTGTGCCGTCTTGTTGTTTGATTAAATAGTTTAGTTTTGGAAGGGTGATTGAGAGTGTTGTTCTTGTGTTTAGTGATGATGGGAGGTAGGTTGCTTTGTATAGGTTTTGTGGGTGGAGTTTGAAGTTTGTTTCAGGGGTTACTTTCATCCTGAGTATGGCTTCTGGAGTTGCGATTTCAGTTGCGGAAGTTAAAGAAAAAAAGCAGGCCTATGAAGGTCTGCGGGGAGATTATTCCTCTTTTGCTCCGTATTGCTTAAGGAGTTTTACTATGTCTTTGTAACCTTTCTTTTCTGCTAATTTCAAGGCTGTGTAACCTTTATATTCTCCCTTTTTAACCTTCAAGTTCGGGTTTGCTCCATGTTCAAGTAAGAGTTTTACAACATTATATCTTCCAAAAAGAGATGCTGTCATCAATGCAGTAAATCCATCTGGTGATGTATAATTCACATCAATTCCTTTTTCAATAAGTTTCTTAATCAAAGATTCCATTCCTGCCCAGCTTGCTTGCATTAAATAATTACTCCTATCCTCTGTTTTAGAGTTTATATCTATACCTTTATCTACTAAAAGGAGAGCAATTTTTTCTATTCGTTTTGCCTTCTGTTTGTCATGTTTTTTATAATAAGCGTAACCACTTATTGCAAAGTATAAGGCTGTTTGTCCTTCCAATCCAGCTAACATTGTCCCATAATATTTTTTATTTACATTTGCCCCTTTCTTTAAAAGCAATTGGGTTAATTCAATGTAACCATTATACGCAGCAACCATTAGACCTGTTAATCCATCATCTGTTATATCAGGGTCAACTCCCATTGCAAGCATTAGTTTTATTTCTGATATGTTATTGGCTTTGCATGCATTTATAAATTCTTTTGCTGTTTCTTTGTTGTTTGGGAGATGACATCCCATTGTAAATGTTAAAATTAAAATCAATAATACCTGGAAAAATCTTTTAAAAAATCTTTTTTTCATAAACAACTCCTTTGTATTTTTTTAATTATCACTTCCTTTAGACAACTTGTCATTTATTATCAATTCTATAGGAGTAGTTATTGCATTATCTATTTTTTCAGATGTTATCTTTCTTTCCAGCGCTCCAAGTGTGCCTGTTCCCCATCCTTCGCAACTATCGGTCATTTTTTCACCAGGACTTGGTGCAAATGTCATTCCCATTTCTATAATATACATCATTGATTTTGCTCCAACATTACTGTCCGATTTTTTTAGCCCATTTAGTCCAAACCAGTTAGATAGGAAATTAAAAACAGAACCTGCTATTGGAACACGGCTAAAAAAACCAAAAAATTTAGACAAAGAATTCATTGCTTTATAATGAGTTTGCATACTTTGGGCAACATTATATCGCTTGGTTACTGAAAATAAAGCACTTTCGCCATTATTAGTTACTTTCCCTAAGCGTACAATTTCATTTTTATCCTCGAAAAAAACCTCCAATCCATTTTTATCCAATTTTTTTACAAATTCTTTTGCTTTTTTTTCATCCCCTGATGAATCAATTTTTTCTGCTTCTTTTTTTAATTTTTCAATCAATGATTTATATTTTTCAGGATTTGCCATATATTTCCTTCTCATTTCTTCTCTTTTCTTTTCATCCCATTTTCCTGTCGGATCAAGGTGGGTTATGGGATTCCCCCTTACATAGGAGTACAGATTCCAACTCATTGGGTCTAATTGGTCGTAGTCATAGCCGGGGTCGGGGGAGAGGAAACGGCCTGTTTGGGATGAGTAGTATCTTGCAAGCATGTAGGTTAAATCTGTTTCGTAGTCTTTTTCGTGGCCGGTGTAGGTTATGGCGTTTAGTACTTCGTCTTTGTTGTTTTCGTAAGGGGCTGTTAGTTCTTCTCCATAAGCAAGGGTGTCTGTGGTGTGTAAGATTTCTCCAGAGTCGTTTAATTTTGATTTTAATTTTTTATCTCTGTTCAATCCCTAATCCTTATTCTTTTTTACAAAATTCTATCAAATTACACTACACAAAAAAAGCAGGCCAAATGGCCTGCGGATTAAGGTGTATTAATTGTTAACCAGATAAACATGAGTAATATTAAAAATTTCAATAGCCATCTGAGAAAATTATTTTTTATTTCTAATCCCAATCCACCTCTGGTAAAAATAAAAAATTCTTTTGTCTTTTTTAAATAAATATCTCTGAAAAATAGATCATAACAATAATATAGTGCCGCTACCAAAAAAGCAGTCCTTAAAACAAACATTCCAACGTCCATAAAATCTCCTGTTATTTCCCATTATCTTGAGTTTGTTCTTCTCCAATACCAAAAGCTGTATCCAATATAGTAGTTAAAACATCTACAGTTTTTGTGTAAATTTTTGCACCACTCGGGGGCAAAGATAGAGCAGAAGCATGTGTTCCAGCAAACAAGAAAATACCCACCCCTAACTGAACTCTTGTCATTTCTAAATTCTTCTTATTTTTTTCTGTTGGGTCTAATTTCACTTTTGTTTCTGCAAAGTTAATCTTTGCATATCCCGCTACAAAATTCACGCCTGCTCCCACATATGACATGCCTGGAATAAAAATCAATGGTGTAGCAACATAGGTCTGCATATTGTTACATACTCGTTCACCTGTTTCAGATCCTTCTCTAGTTTTACCATAATTAGCAGGTGGATTTATTGTTTTCTTCGCTAAAGGTCCTATCATTAATTTTTTTATTGAGGTATCTACTTTGCTCCAATCAACATGTTTTAAATAACCATTTACCTTTAAATCTATTACCGTTGAATTAAAATCCTCCTGTCCACTATATTCTGCGTTCCATTCATTGTATTTGTCCATTCTGTCCTGAAGAATTGAACGAATTTCCTTGTCAAGTTCTTTAAACTCGCCTTGTTTATATAATTCTTCTAACCTTTTCTTTTCTTCGGTTGATAATTCTAAACCTGTTGGGTCAAAGTGGTTAATCGGATTCCCCCTCACATATGCGTACAGGTTCCAGGACATTGGGTCTAATTGGTCGTAGTCGTAGCCGGGGTCAGGGGAGAGGAAGCGACCTGTTTGGGATGAGTAGTAGCGTGCAAGCATATATGTAAGGTCTGTTTCGTAGTCTTTTTCGTGGCCGGTGTAGGTTATGGTGTTTAAGACTTCGTTTTTGTTGTTTTCGTATGGTGCAGTTAGTTCTTCGCCGTAGGTTAAGGTGTAAAATAACGGGTTTTGGGTTAAAAGGTTCTGGGTTTTGGGGAGGTTTGGGGTAAGGGTTAATGTGTTGTGGTTTAAATTCAGTGTGTTAGATTTGAATAAAAAGAAATTGTTGGATAAAACAGAAAAAAACTGTGAGTTTGTATTAAAGCTTTCCATTTCTAAACCTGAACTTTGTTTTTTATTCAATTTCTAAATCCTTGTTCTTTTTTTCAAAAATTCTATCAAATCCCACTGCACAAAAAAAGCAGGCCATAAGGCCTGCGAGGGTTTATTTTAACTTAACGCAAGAAAAAAATTTGTGTAGTCTCTCTTCTTTTTTTGAAAGATCACCTGAATAATGTAAAATGCAGTTTAACTCTTCTACATAATACATAATTTCACTATCATCAAAGTATTCTCCGTTGAACTTTATCTCCATTACATTGAAATGATTAATATTTCTTAAAATAATACAAGCTCTTTTCTGTATACAGCTATCAATCAATTTTTCTTTTATGTTTTGCTTTGAATTTTGAGGAGAAATGTTTAATACATTCTCTTTAGACCATATATCAAATAACATAAAATAATCATCTGTTAATTTCCAATAACACCAAGAGGACGGAATTGAAAACACATATTTTTTATTTCCCTTGCCTGTTAGAATAATTTTTTTCGGCTGAAACACTTTCAGAATAGGTAATGAGAAAAACAATAGAATAAGAAAATACAATACTATCATGCATATTCTATATTCTTGTTTGTAAGTTTTTTCTTTTTTTGTTTTGTTTCCCATAAAATCTCCTTAAAGACTTTCTTTGATTAATTTTAAACGCTTTTGAATGTGAATTAACTTTTCTTTTTCTTTTTGAGACAAATTTGGATCTTGTAATTGTCTTTCTATTTTTTTTAAATCATGATCTATAGCCTCTTCTAACGCAGTCTTAATTGCGATATTTTTTATTTTATTCTTACCTATTTTGTTCATTATCTTTATCACTTCCCAATCTCCTGAAGGAAGTTGAGGAATTGCTGAAAAAATCATTGGTACAACCTTTTTTACTACATCAGGTAAAGATCTATAAACAGATTTATTAAACGAATAGTAGTTTTTTATTGCTGCTCTTAGATGACCAGAATCCATTAAATATTTTTGCTTGTATCTTTCTTTTTTAGCTTGAGTTAACGTTGAATCCATCCATTTTTCAAGATAATATATTCCCACCCCTGCACCTACTGCTACTGCTACTATAAAAACCACACTAAACTTTCCATCCTTATCTACTCTGTTTACAGGATTGTCAAGGCAGTATGTATATTTGTTCCAGTAAAGTGGATTTGCGAGTAAATTTTCAAGTTGTTTGAGTTTTTCAGGGTCATTTGTGTTTGCAGAAAGTGAATTTATTTTTCCCAATAGGTCAAACTTATCAGGGCTTAAGAATATCCCCTGCTGACCGGAGTAATACCTTGCAAGCATATAAGTTAAATCGGTTTCGTAGTTTTTTTCGTGGCCCGTGTAGGTTATGGTATTTAGTACTTCGTCTTTGTCGTTTTCAAAGGGTGCTGTGAGTTCTTCTCCATAAGCCAATGTGTCTGTAGTGTGCAGGATTTCCCCTGAATCGTTTGTTATGTATCTTGTTGTGCCTAAGTGGTCTTGGTGGTAGAAGGTTAGGTTAAATGGCATGTTGATTAGTTTAACTTGTTTGTGTGTTGTTTCTATTGATGCATAGTGTGTTGTATAGACTTTTATTGTGTAACTTGTGTTTTGCGTGAGGTTTTGGGGCATTTCCCCTGGCTTTTCTGTGTAGCCAAAGAGGTAGTATTCGGGGATGGTGATTGTTATTTTGTTGTTTTCGTAGTCTTCTTTTACTTCAGTTATTTTCTGGTTGTTTTCATCATAGGTTGTTGTGATTTCTGTTTTGGTTAATACTGTTTGATTTCCTTTCATTATTTCTATCCATCTTCTTACTTTGTTTTTTGCGTCTTTTGAGCTGAATGTTTTCCCTGTGAAGTGGTCTGAGTTTATTGTATCAATTTAAAAAAATCCATACAAAATAAAAAAGCAGGCTGAATGGCCTGCGGAAGTTTAACACTAATAAATAGTTTTAAAAAAAGTCATTTTAACTTATTCTTTTCTCTTATTTTTTCTATAAACCTAACCAATTGTTCAGAGTTTTTTAACATAAAATTAATTTCTTTGGCAGATAGTTTTGTTTTGAGAAATTCTTTTAAGGTATATGAGTCAATCTGGGAAAAGTAAATAAAGTGTCTTATGTCAATTTTTATTGAATTTGTCTTACCATTTTTTATTGAGTTTGCTCTAACTATTATAAAATAGTATTTTGCAGAAGTCTTTTCTAAAAGTTTAATTAATTTTTGGTGGTTTCTACTTGTCCAAACATATTTAAATCCACAATTCTTTAAATCTTCCACGCATTTTGTGTCATATCTTTTTGAGAACAATTCCTCAAAAGGCAAAAACAAGTGGTTATTTTTTACCAATATACCGCATAATACTTTTGTTTCTGATGCTTTTTGATTCAAATCTGCAATTTTGTTAATAATCCCTTTATAGTCTATTAGCATTGTTTTCTTTGAAGGCTCTGAATTCAAATGTGGATTTGTTTTGTTATGGCATATCTTTAAAATCTCTAATGGATGCTGTCTGAAAAAATTTACTTTTTCATCTGGAAATTGCTGTTCCATTAAACATTTAAATGTGTCATAACTTAACGATTTAGAATATAGTACTTTATCAATCACTAATTCTTTAAAAGATAATTTAGAGTAAGGTTTAATTAATTCTCCCTTAACAATAACAAAAAAACAAAGGGTATCTCCGCTTTTTCTTAATCTGACTTCTTCTTTAGGATTGGAGAAGGAGTAATCTAATACAAAAGGATTTGCCCTTGAAAAAAAGGCATTAAACTGTCTGTTTTTAAAATAACAAATTGCTTCTATGGGGAAAAATCCTCCCCAATAAGTCAATTCAAGCACTCCTGCATAATATCCCTTTGTTTTGCTTATCGGGGATATTTCAATATAGGTGAATGATTGATTTAATAAACTAAGAAGAAGCAAAATAACTAAACTTAACCTTTTCATGAAACCTCTCTTATCTTCCTTATTGCCTTGAAAATAGGTTTTAGCAATTTTTTCAAAATAAAAAGCACTATTATTATGCCAATGAGTTCAATTAACAGCACAAGCAGGCAATATTTATTGTATTTAACGAAGATGAAAATCTTTTGCCAAAAGCCAGGGTCTTTGACAATAAAAGAAAAATAACCTTCCCCTTTTACATCTGGAGTATCAAGTACAACCTTTAAAATGTATTTGCCCGGTTTTAAAAGATAGTAAAAATTTATTGGCAAACTTTTAGAAAAACACAGGTTCTCAATCCAGCCTTCATAAACATATTTTTGGGGGAATGAAATGTACTTCATACTTAGTTGGTAAATATTCCATGCATCCGGTCTAAGCCTCGTTCTTGTGGTGCTTAAGTAGTCAAAATGTACAAAATGGTCAAGTTTAAAAAACCTATCATCTCCTTTTTTTAAATAAAGATAGAGAGTTTCGTTCGGATCGTTTTCCCCACAGGTATCATAAAAGTAAAAGTACGCACCTAAAATTAAAATTGATTTATTGCTAATGTTTTTAACCTTTATTAACAAAGTCTGATTAAATATATCCATTGGGATTGTGTTTCCACTGCCTTTAAAATCAAATGTCATTTGTATTTGGTTACTTTTATGGATTTGGTTTGTCTTTGAATATGCTAAGACACTTATTAGCAGAAGAAAGATTATAATTACCTTCCTCATAGATTATCCCACCATTCCTTTATTTTTGGTTTATCTAATGATTTATTAGGTTTTTCTTTAAATATATCATTTACTATTCCTTTATTATTGTTATCCATTTCTTGTTATTTTCTTTTTATCTGCCAATCCATTGCTTTTCCTGTGATGTATCTGGCTTTTAATTGTACCAATTCAGCGAAATCTCAACAAACAAAAAAAAGCAGATTGTGTAGCCTGGGGGATTTTTAAGAAACAAATTTTTAAACATTGATTTTTGTTTTTAAGATTTTGTAAATTTTTTCTTTTTCATTAGGCCATATAATTATTCTTGAAGGCAAATTGTTATTGTGATGTTTTATTTTAATTCCCTTAAACATAAAATCTTTTAAAGTATCAATTTCTTTATAATCTAATACATATTTTTTTATAGCAATAATAACCAATCTATCCTCTAAAAAAACAAGTTTTACAAGGGGAATTGAAAGACACCAAAAGCCAATCCAACCCCCGGCTAGTTCAACATACTCAACTTTATTGAGTTTTTCTTCTTTTATTGGAATAGTAATTCTTAAAAATAAAAAGAAAAACAAAATTAATATTATCACCAGATACATTAGAGATCCTCTTCTTTTTTACCAGTTTTCTTTCTTAAGATATCTCTTACTTTTCCCTAAAGATTTTATCAAATCAGACCGCACAAAAAAGGCAGGGTGTATAATTTGCTGATAATTGTTATTTTTCAACAACAGGTATTCCTTTTTCCTCAAAAATCTTTTTAAGTTTTTGAATTACATAATTAGCCCCTTTTCCTTTTAGATCTTCATCAATAGAAAAATAATAAGCCCCAAACCCTTTTTTGCCTGAATAAGTATAGTAATAAAATTCAAAATCACTGCCAGAGATTGAATTTTTAATTTTTACCTCTTTAATTTCTTTAAAATCTATCCTTTTTTTTCTGAATAAATAACAAATTTCAAAAAATGTCTCATAAAAAATCATATTTGAGGGGAAAGCAAAATAAATAAAGAAAATGAGTATGTTAAAAATTATCGGGAAAAAACTAAAAATTAACAATCCTTTTACCCCGGGGAAAGAATTTCCAAACCATGAGTGTTGTAAGTTAACATAAAGTTTAAACAAACCATAATTAACAAGAAAAAACAACACAATAAAAATTGAGATTTTTATCCAATCATCTATCAAAGAACATTTTGTGTTTTCATGAACTTTTAAAATAATCTTTTCTTTGTTCATATTAAACCATCCTACCATATTAATTTATTTAAATTAGAGCGTATTTTGGTATCCACTTTATTTAAATCACCAACCTCTGTTCTATATAAAATGTATATATAATTTGGAGTATTTCCCCTGGCTTTTCTGTGTAGCCAAAGAGGTAGTATTCAGGTATGGTTATGCTGATTTTGTTGTTTTCGTAGTCTTCTTTTACTTCGGTTATTTTCTGGTTGTTTTCGTCATAGGTTGTTGTAATTTCTGTTTTAGGAAGTATTATTTCATTTCCTTTCATTATTTCTATCCATCTTCTTAGTTTGTTTTTTCCGTCCGCTGAACTGAATGTTTTCCCTGTGAAGTGGTCTGAGTTTATTGTATCAATTCAGCAAAATCTCAACAAACAAAAAAGCAGGCCTATGAAGGCCTGCGGGGAGTTAGTATTTATCCCTATCTTTCGTGTTTATCCAGTATTTTTTTCTTTCCTCTTTCGTTAATTGTCTTCGTCTTACTCTTGTTACCTTTACTCCGTTTTTTTCAAGGTCATCCAGTAACTCCTCGTAATTCCAGTTACATCTTGATAGCTCAAATACTTTGCCGTTTTTAAGATAAAATGCCAAAATAACAGGGAAATATGCATTAATATTTACACCTCCTGATGACAAAACCTCTTTTATTTCGTGGTACATGTAAAATTTTTCTTTATGCTTCCATTTAAATACCACTCTGTCTGAGTAAACTATTACCTCTTGAGGTAAAAGAAATACCCTCCAATAAGATACAAGTGCCAAAAAAAGTGCTAAAAAAGGATTTACAAAAAGAATTACTGTTAATGTCCATTTCAAGCTTTCCCAAGTATGGTTTTTTGTTTTCAGTAATTCCATAGCTATCATCATCATTGTTAGGTAAAACTGAAACCTTACTATATAGCATAGGAGAGATTTTAATTTGCTAATTTTGTAAACTTTTGGATATTGCTTTTCTTTATTATGGTTTTTGTTCATTTTTTTCCTCTTGTTCTTTTTTTCTTTCTACCTCAGAGCTTGCAGATTCTTTCTCTTTTTTTGCGATATCATAGTTTATAGCACCAAATATACCAAGCATAATATTTGTCCCATTTTGTGCTGTCGCTTCAGCAGCTTTTTCTCCAGCTGGAAGTGCTAAACCGGCTGCAGGCAAAGTGTACAATCCTGCAACTCCGTATGTAAATCCTCCTTCAATTGCAGATTCTGCTGCTTGATTAATATCTTTAGTATTTTTAAAAGTTTTACCTCCTTCAACAGCAGCTCCAAAAGCTGCTGCTTTTAGTGGATTTGAGGTATCAATAACTGAAGTTACGGCTCCCAATGCTGCTCCTTCTACTGCAGCTTTGGCTACTTCAACTCCCGATTTCCCTTCACTTGCGGCATCTAACGCTGCACTTGCTGCAGATGTAGCTTCACTTATTATTACTGTTGTTGCAGAAGTTGCAAAAGAAGTTCCTGCTGTTATTTCGGGAATGGCCTCAGGAGCAGCTACTATTGTTGCTGTCATTGCCGTATATTTGAGTCCTTTCCCAAGTCCTTTATGAATGGCTTCGTGTGCTTTAATCATTTCTTTTTCATTTTTACATGAGCTATAGAAGAAATGCATAGCATAGTTCCATTCATTTTTTCCTGTGGGGTCTATTTTTTTTACCGGATTCCCGCGGACATACGCGTACAGGTTCCAACTCATGGGGTCTAATTGGTCGTAGTCGTAGCCGGGGTCGGGGGAGAGGAAGCGGCCTGTCTCGGATGAGTAATACCTTGCGAGCATATATGTTAAATCTGTTTCGTAGTCTTTTTCGTGGCCTGTGTAGGTTATTGTGTTTAACACTTCGTCTTTGTTGTTTTCGTAAGGTGCTGTGAGTTCTTCTCCGTAGGCAAGGGTGTCTGTTGTGTGCAGGATTTCTCCTGAATCGTTTGTTATGTATCTTGTTGTGCTAAGGTGGTCCTGGTGATAGAAGGTTAGATTAAATGGCATGTTGATTAGATTTATTTGTTTGTGTGTTGTGTCTGTTGATGCATAGTGTGTTGTATAGACTTGTATTGTATAACTTGTGTTTTGTGTGAGGTTCTGTGGCATCTGTTGTGGTTTTTCTGTGTAGCCAAACAGGTAGTATTCAGGGATGGTTATTG from Thermotomaculum hydrothermale carries:
- a CDS encoding RHS repeat domain-containing protein; amino-acid sequence: MKVTPETNFKLHPQNLYKATYLPSSLNTRTTLSITLPKLNYLIKQQDGTNTLKYKNLKLLLIPENKNISKDDDPQTINPDKIQNCLNSDNCYLSTTTFTPDLFDPQKLECHLITFNQNIPTGTYKAVILQPENNTYKLFEMLPDKTNLLPTLTITSTYTTPQTTITPSTINTATMKLDTLQKGKITITINSDHFTGKTLESGDNQPKLRRWIEIMKGNEIILPKTEITTTYDENNQIITKVKEDYENNKITITIPEYYLFGYTEKPQQMPENLTQNTSYTIKVYTTHYASTDTTHKQVKLINMPFNLTFYHQDHLGTTRYITNDSGEILHTTDTLAYGEELTAPYENNKDEVLNTITYTGHEKDYETDLTYMLARYYSSQTGRFLSPDPGYDYDQLDPMSWNLYAYVRGNPMNFDDPSGMVVNIKGLTDEEQQKLISELKKITGYKEINVDKNGNLQIGKDGDYDGGSAKARKDLKTFIDDKTQYEVVDSSRMPKISLDSGEKVMLGRASKQLNRIAIDFSDFPKLHYGGMSERDKLTNSIGMVFFHEMYHKVFGTIDEPALKKFPNRATSMQMCNEIRKQLNIPRRVIYQALPVEKGSPYRVLVFDRGVIYFNEKELKN
- a CDS encoding ankyrin repeat domain-containing protein, which encodes MKKRFFKRFFQVLLILILTFTMGCHLPNNKETAKEFINACKANNISEIKLMLAMGVDPDITDDGLTGLMVAAYNGYIELTQLLLKKGANVNKKYYGTMLAGLEGQTALYFAISGYAYYKKHDKQKAKRIEKIALLLVDKGIDINSKTEDRSNYLMQASWAGMESLIKKLIEKGIDVNYTSPDGFTALMTASLFGRYNVVKLLLEHGANPNLKVKKGEYKGYTALKLAEKKGYKDIVKLLKQYGAKEE
- a CDS encoding RHS repeat domain-containing protein; translation: MNRDKKLKSKLNDSGEILHTTDTLAYGEELTAPYENNKDEVLNAITYTGHEKDYETDLTYMLARYYSSQTGRFLSPDPGYDYDQLDPMSWNLYSYVRGNPITHLDPTGKWDEKKREEMRRKYMANPEKYKSLIEKLKKEAEKIDSSGDEKKAKEFVKKLDKNGLEVFFEDKNEIVRLGKVTNNGESALFSVTKRYNVAQSMQTHYKAMNSLSKFFGFFSRVPIAGSVFNFLSNWFGLNGLKKSDSNVGAKSMMYIIEMGMTFAPSPGEKMTDSCEGWGTGTLGALERKITSEKIDNAITTPIELIINDKLSKGSDN
- a CDS encoding RHS repeat-associated core domain-containing protein, with amino-acid sequence MNKKQSSGLEMESFNTNSQFFSVLSNNFFLFKSNTLNLNHNTLTLTPNLPKTQNLLTQNPLFYTLTYGEELTAPYENNKNEVLNTITYTGHEKDYETDLTYMLARYYSSQTGRFLSPDPGYDYDQLDPMSWNLYAYVRGNPINHFDPTGLELSTEEKKRLEELYKQGEFKELDKEIRSILQDRMDKYNEWNAEYSGQEDFNSTVIDLKVNGYLKHVDWSKVDTSIKKLMIGPLAKKTINPPANYGKTREGSETGERVCNNMQTYVATPLIFIPGMSYVGAGVNFVAGYAKINFAETKVKLDPTEKNKKNLEMTRVQLGVGIFLFAGTHASALSLPPSGAKIYTKTVDVLTTILDTAFGIGEEQTQDNGK
- a CDS encoding RHS repeat domain-containing protein, producing the protein MKGNQTVLTKTEITTTYDENNQKITEVKEDYENNKITITIPEYYLFGYTEKPGEMPQNLTQNTSYTIKVYTTHYASIETTHKQVKLINMPFNLTFYHQDHLGTTRYITNDSGEILHTTDTLAYGEELTAPFENDKDEVLNTITYTGHEKNYETDLTYMLARYYSGQQGIFLSPDKFDLLGKINSLSANTNDPEKLKQLENLLANPLYWNKYTYCLDNPVNRVDKDGKFSVVFIVAVAVGAGVGIYYLEKWMDSTLTQAKKERYKQKYLMDSGHLRAAIKNYYSFNKSVYRSLPDVVKKVVPMIFSAIPQLPSGDWEVIKIMNKIGKNKIKNIAIKTALEEAIDHDLKKIERQLQDPNLSQKEKEKLIHIQKRLKLIKESL
- a CDS encoding RHS repeat-associated core domain-containing protein, whose protein sequence is MKVTPETNFKLHPQNLYKATYLPSSSTHTTLSITLPKLNYLIKTQDDTNILKYQNLKLLLIPENADISKDDDPQTISPSKIQDCLESQNPNQNPICYLSTTSFTPELFDPQELECHLITFNQNIPTGTYKAVILQPEDNTYKLFEMLPDRADLLPKITITSHYTTPQTTITPSTINTATMKLDTLQKGKITITINSDHFTGKTFSLADGKNKLRRWIEIMKGNEIILPKTEITTTYDENNQKITEVKEDYENNKITITIPEYYLFGYTEKPQQMPQNLTQNTSYTIQVYTTHYASTDTTHKQINLINMPFNLTFYHQDHLSTTRYITNDSGEILHTTDTLAYGEELTAPYENNKDEVLNTITYTGHEKDYETDLTYMLARYYSSETGRFLSPDPGYDYDQLDPMSWNLYAYVRGNPVKKIDPTGKNEWNYAMHFFYSSCKNEKEMIKAHEAIHKGLGKGLKYTAMTATIVAAPEAIPEITAGTSFATSATTVIISEATSAASAALDAASEGKSGVEVAKAAVEGAALGAVTSVIDTSNPLKAAAFGAAVEGGKTFKNTKDINQAAESAIEGGFTYGVAGLYTLPAAGLALPAGEKAAEATAQNGTNIMLGIFGAINYDIAKKEKESASSEVERKKEQEEKNEQKP